The Methanobrevibacter sp. genome includes a region encoding these proteins:
- the ahaH gene encoding ATP synthase archaeal subunit H — MAGISEAITQIKKAESDADSLVEQSTVDAKAMIDEATVKANEMIELAKNEASEEAQSTVFNAEENAKKEAEAISSQAEKDVENIKNAARGNIDEAASIIVKNIL, encoded by the coding sequence ATGGCAGGGATATCAGAAGCTATTACCCAAATAAAAAAAGCTGAAAGCGATGCTGATTCCTTAGTAGAACAATCAACAGTCGATGCAAAAGCTATGATTGATGAGGCTACTGTTAAAGCTAATGAAATGATTGAACTTGCTAAGAATGAAGCTAGCGAAGAAGCTCAATCTACTGTTTTTAATGCAGAAGAAAATGCAAAGAAAGAAGCTGAAGCTATAAGTTCCCAAGCAGAAAAAGATGTTGAAAACATCAAGAACGCTGCAAGAGGAAATATAGATGAAGCTGCTTCAATTATTGTTAAAAATATTTTATAG